Part of the Streptomyces sp. NBC_00457 genome, GCGTGCGACCTCGGGATCCATCACGATCTGGGCGTGGCCCCGTACCAGGACGCTCCAGCCCTGGCTGAAGACGTCGTCGATGCGGTCGACTTCGAAGGCAGCCAGGACATCGGACGCCTGGGACGGTGTCGTGCCCGGTGCGGTCCTGAAAACGATCGCGTCGTCGATGACCGTGTAGTTGACCGGGACGATGACCGGCCCGGACTCGGTGGGCACCGCGAGCCTTCCCACGCCGTGCGTCGAGAGCAACGCCCAGCACTCCGCCGTGCTCAGCTCGGTGAACTCGGGGTGGCGAGTGGCCTGTCCGGTGCCGGGCGGCAGATCGACGTTGCCGCCGGCGAGCTCCGACACGGTGGTTTCCAGGGCTCCGGCCAGCCTGCGCAGGGCGCCGGAGTCCGGTGCGGCGTCCGGGTGCTCTTCCAAGTGCCGGACGTAGCTGCCCGTCATGCCCGCTCGGGCGCCCGTGTCACCCCGGGTCAATCCGAGTTCCGCGCGCCGCCGGGCGATGCGTCGGCCGAGATCACCGCGCGGGAGTCCCTCCGCGGCGTGCGCTGCGTTCGAGGGTGCCTGTTCGGCCATCGCCCTCACTTCCTCTCGTCAGGCCGTCTCAACGGGGACGACCTCGTGTTGCGGCCCGCCCAGCACGATCTTGAGCGCGCCGGTCTCGGCGGCTCGGCCGAAGACGTCGTACGCCTCTTCCATGTGGTCGAGCGGGAAGGCGTGCGTGACCAGGGCGGATGTGGGCAGCCGGCCGGCGGCCGCCATCCGCAGCAGGGTCGGCGTGGAGTAGGTGTCGACCAGGCCGGTGGTGATGGTGATGTTCTTGATCCAGAGGTCTTCGAGGTGCAGTGTCGCGGGCTTGCCGTGCACTCCGACGTTCGCGACATGCCCTCCGGGGCGCACCATGCGCGTGCACAGCTCGAAGGTCTCCGGAACGCCGACCGCCTCGATGACCACGTCCGCACCGAGCCCGTCGGTGAGGTCGGCGATCAGCTGTTCGGGGGCCTCGCGGGCATCCGCCACAGCGTCGGCACCGAGCCCCTTGGCAGCGTCGAGCCGGGTGGCGGCCAGGTCCACGGCGACGATCCGCTCAGGCGCGAACAGCTTGGCCGTGGCGATCGCCGCCAGTCCGATGGGGCCGGCTCCGACGACGGCGACTGTGTCACCCGGGCGCACACACCCGTTGAGCACGCCCACTTCGTACGCGGTCGGGAAGATGTCCGCCAGCAGTACGGCGTCCTTGCTGTCCACCGCACCGGGCAGCGGATAGACGGACAGGTCGGCGTACGGCACGCGAACGTACTCGGCCTGCGTACCGTCGATCAGGTGGCCCAGGATCCAGCCTCCGCCACCCCGGCACTGCCCCTGCATCCCCTCCCGGCAGAAGCGGCAACGCCCGCAGGCGGTGATACAGGAGACCAGCACCCGGTCCCCCGGCCGCACGGTCCGCACGTCGGCGCCGACCTCGACGATCTCGCCGACCGCCTCGTGCCCGAGGACCGTGCCGGGGGGCACCTCGGGCACGTCGCCCTTGAGGATGTGCAGATCGGTTCCGCAGATGGTGACTGCGTCGACGCGTACGACCGCATCGGTGGCGTCCCTGATGCCGGGGTCCGGGACGTCCTCCCAGGCCGACTTTCCGGGGCCGTGGAATACGAAGCCCTTCATGACGATCATCACCGTCCTTGATCTCCTCCGGAGCCCGACCCGGCTGTCGGCCAGGTCCGGGGCGGCCAGGCGTCACAGCTGCCGGGATTGCCCCGCAGGTCCAGCTTGTCCGGTTCCAATGGGCTCCGCTTGGGCCGGTCGGCCCTCATCTCGATGCCGTACGGGGCATGGGGGCCACACGGCCACGGGCGAGTCCCCGGAAGTCCCGACCCAAACATGCCCAAAGGGGCCGAACGGCCCTTCCTGAAGCACCACCGGCCACGCTTGGCTCGGACTATGTCCGAAGCCCACGCCAGGCGACTGCAGTACCTCAGGGAACGCACCGTCGGCGACACGACCGTCATGGAGCTGCTCGGCGACATCGACATCCTCACAGCTCCGCTCGTTTCGGTGCGCATCGACGCCCTGACCGCCGGTCCGCGCCCCGATCTGGTCCTGGACCTGCGCGGCGTGTCCTTCATCGACTGCAGCGGACTGCGTCTTCTGTGCCGGGCACGGAACCGGATCAGGACACAGCACGGCCGGCTCCGGCTGGTCACCGGCAGCCCCCGCTTCCTGCGGATCCTGCGCCACGCCGGCCTGGCTGGCGTCTTCGAAGTGCACACCCATTTGCCCGAAGCGCTTGCGCACGAGGTGGAGCCGAGCGTCGTATCGGCCCAGGCGGGTTAGTCAAAACAGTGTGCGACAGTTGCCACGATGCGTGGTCAGCCCACAGGATCCTGATCATCAACGGCGAGGTACACCACCGGCGGTCGGGAAGTAGCCAAGCGACATCGCTGCGGCATATCGGGCCCTTGGCGTCGCCAGCACCCGCAAGAATCAGCACACATTGTGACATCTGACCGACAACTGATGTCAGGCCCCGTTGACGACGGTCGTCAACCTCGCAGGCCGCCCCATCGCTGGTGGCCGGCATCCGCTCAGGAGAGCCGGAAGACCCGTACGCCGACGTCGGGGCTGACAACGGGCACGACGGACACATCGCCGTCTCGCGCGTGGCGCAACAACTCCGGCACTCCCGCTCGCGCGGCGAACAGGGTCGAGCGCACGCCCAGGAACCCGGCCGCCAGCACGATTCAGTGCCGGCGCCCGGAACATCCGTCGGCCCGTGCCATGCGCTGCTCGTTTGCGGTCAACGCAGGGACTCGCGCCATGACGCGCCTCCCAGAAGTCATTCCCAGGACCCTCAGAGCCCGGCATTCGCGCCGTGTCGCACATGCCGTTCACCGCACCACTGCTGTCGTGCCGTATGGTCGGCCCCCGCCAGAACATCACCCCATGACCGGGTGAGGCAGGGCGCGACCGGAAACGGGCGGGCCCGCGCAGAACGCCACCCGGATCGGTCCGGGTGGCGCTTGCGACCAGCGCGCCTACGGCCGCTCAGCGTGGATCAGCGGGCGTAGCCGCCGTCGGCCATGATGGTCTGGCCAGTCACGAAGGCAGCGTCGTCGCTGGTGAGGAAGGCAATGGTGCCGGTCAAGTCTTCCGGCAGCCCGTTGCGCTTGATGGCCTGGGACTGTGCGGCCGCAGTGAGGGCTTCCTGCGGGTGGGCATTCGGGACGCCGGGTGTGATGGTCAGGGTCGGGCCGACCGCGTTGACGGTGATGCCGAACGGGGCGAGGTCGTTGGCCAGTCCGCGGCTGAAGCCGATGTTGCCCATCTTGCTCGCCATGTAGTGGGACATGCCGGGCGCGTTGGCGACGATTGAGTTGGAGGTCAGGTTGACGATGCGGCCCCAGCCGCTCTTCTTCATGGTCGGCAGCAGGGCCTTGACCATGAGGAACTGCGAGTCGAGGTTGACCGCGATGACGCGCCGCCAGGTGTCGTAGTCCAGTTCCTCGATGTCGAGGAAGGGGCAAATGCCGGCGTTGTTGACCAGGATGTCCGCCCGCCCGAACCGGTCGGCGACCTCCTTGCCCACGGCCGCGGTCTGGTCGGGATTGGACACGTCGCCTGTGAGACCCAGCACCGGGTGTCCTGTGTCGGCGAGCAAGGCGACGGTTTCCTCGGGGATGTTGAGGTCGACCGCGACGACGGTCGCGCCGCGTGCGGCGAGGTCGACGGCGATGGCCTGGCCGATGCCGCGTCCGGCGCCGGTGACAACGGCCACTCGGTCCGTGTGTGTCTGGGGAACTGACATGTCAGAAACTCCCTTGTTGCGAACTTCCGGTCCCGCGCCTCGTGGCACGGTGCCCGAGACTTCTTTTCCGGCCCCCACCGGGGTGAGCGTCACGCCGCGCGGCCGGCCTTGAGGGTCCTGGCGACGTTGGCGATCCGCTTGCCCTGGTAGGCGCCAGAGACGCGGGCCGTGCTGTCGACGGGGATCTCTCCCCGGGCACCGGTCACGTGCGAGGTTCCGTAGGGGTTGCCGTCGGTGAACTTGACGGGGTCGGTGAAGCCGGGGGCTTTCCCCGGGCCGGGCGATGTGCAACCGGCGCTTCACAAGTGCTACCGGCCGGGCCGCTCGGGCTCCATCCGGAAGCAGACGAAGCGGGTCTTCGCGGCGGCCGTGCGCAGCTCGTCGTCGGTGGGCTGCCGGTCGCCCGGGAGGCCGAGCATCAGCCCCTTGGCGGCCTTGGGCCCTTTGCGCCGGCCGAACTCACCCAGCAGGGCGGCGACTTTCTCAGGGTCCTCGACGACCGTCGGGACGGCGCTGTGGTCCTGGCCCCGGATGCGCAGCCGGACGGCGGACCCTTGGCGCATGCTGGGGATCCAGCCGAGCTGGGAGGACATGGCGAGTACCGTGCCGGGATCCCAGTCGAAGTAGCCGATGGGGACCGTGTATTCGCGGCCCGTCTTGTGCCCGTTGTAGGTGAGCAGCATCAGGCGCCCGCTCAGCGGCTTGTGGAAGCGGGAGGCGAGCAGCGGCCGTACGACCTTGTTGGCTGCTCGGAAGAGCTTCACCATGGGTGGCCTGGCCGTGTTCGCCGCGGGTGTGCCGGAGGTGCTCACCTGATGCCGCCGGGGGCGGTGTGGACGATCTCGGCCTGGTCGCGCTTGGTGTAGGCGTCCCAGTAGTGCTCGGCGATGGTCTCGGGCTCGGTGCCGGGACCGCTGCCGATGAACACCCCGATCGCCACGTGTGCGGCGTGGACCCCGTGCTCGGCGAGGTCGATGCCCAGGGCCATGGCGTAGTTGCGCAGGGCCGCCGCCGCGACGCCGATGCTGCCGAACGCGCCGCCGCTCGGCCGGACCGAGGAGGCGCCCGTGGAGAACAGCAGGGTGCCACTGCCGCGTTCGAGCATGGCGGGCAGCACCTGACGGACCGCGGCGACCGCTCCGTACAGGTAGTAGTCGAGCTGCTTGTGGAGGTCCTGCGCCGTGGCGTCGACGGCGGCGGCGCCGGCGAACGTGGGGTCGGCGGGTGAGTACTCCAGTACGTCGACGGCCCCGAACCGGTCGGCGACCGCGGCGAGCGCCGACTGCAGCGAGTCGGGACGCGTCACGTCCGCGGCGAAGCCCGCGGCCTCGATGCCGTCCTCGGCGAGCCGTGCGGCGAGCGCGTCGAGCTTGTCCTGGGTCCGGGAGACCAGGGCGACCTGGAACCCCTCCCTTCCGAAGCGGCGGGCGATGGACAGGCCCAGGCCTGGGCCTGCCCCGATGACGGCGATGACGGGCATGGGTGGTGCTCCTGTGGTCGGACGGGCTGGACGGATGAGGGGCACCTCCCGCCCCGACAGCGGTCAGAACTGAAAGTCGAGGGCATCCTCATGTTCTTGGATCGTAGCAGAGAATATGAGGCACCCCTCCGGTTGGTAGGCTGAGTGACATGGCCATCGACCCTCCGTCCGCCTCCGCCGGGAACCCGGCCCCTGTCCGCCCCCTGCGGCGCGACGCGCAGCGCAATCGCGAGGCCCTGCTCACCGCGGCCCGCTCCTGCTTCGCCGAGCAGGGCCTGGAGGCACCCCTGGAGCAGGTGGCCAAGCGGGCCGGGCTGGCCATCGGCACGCTGTACCGGCACTTCCCCACCCGGCTGGACCTGGTGCAGGCGACCTTCGCCGAGAAGCTGGCCCTCTGGCGGGAGGCCGCCGAGAAGGCCGTCACCATGGACGACGCCTGGGCGGGGCTGTGCCACTTCCTGGAGACCATGTGCGAACTCCAGTCACAGGACCGGGGGTTCAACGATCTGGCCTCCATGCGGTTGCCGGAGAGCGCCTGCCTGGCGGGCGCCCAGACCCGCATCCGTGAACTCGGTGTACACATCGTCGAGCGTGCGCAGGAGCAGGGCAGCCTGCGCCCCGACCTCACCCCCGAGGACCTTGCCTTCGTCATCTGGTCGCACAGCCGCGTCACCGAGGCCACCCACGCCATCGCCCCGGACGCCTGGCGCCGCCACCTCTACCTTCTGCTCGACGGCTTCCGAACCGACCGCGCCCACCCGCTGCCGGCACCGCCGCTCACCGAGGAGCAGCTGTACCGCGCCATGATCAGCCTCGGCGGAAACGGGGCCTGCGGCGCCTGACCGTCGGCACGCGTCGTTGTCTCAAGGCACCGCGGGGAACTCCTTCCCGGCGACCAGGGAGGGCGGACCGATGGGCAGCAGGCGCACGAACAGGTGGCTGTGGCAGTGGCGAAGCAACCCGCTCCGGCGGCGCGACGACATCATCGAGGCGTGGATCGTGCTGGCCGTATGGATGGTCATCAGCGTCGGAGGCGTCCTCGTCGGCCTGATCACGGCCCGCGTCACCGATGAGATGCTCGCCGGACAGCGCAGCGCGCGGTATCCGGTCGAGGCCGTACTCCTCACCACCGTTCCCCGGATCCCTTCGGCGGTCGGCGGAGTGAGCGACCTCGGCCGGGCAGAGGTCAGCTGGACGGCCGCGGACGGTTCCATACACACCGGTAAGACACTCATCGACGCCGGCCGGCAATCTGGCTCCAAGGTCGTCGTGTGGGTGGACAGCCGTGGCGAGCTCACCGCCGAGCCCGCAAGTGCCACCGAGGCAGCCGTCGAGGCAGGTGTGCTGGGCACTGCTGCGGCTCTGGCCGTCGTCGCGCGGCGGCGCCTCGACCGACGACGCATCAGCCAGTGGGACAGGGAGTGGGAACCGATCGGCCCACGGTGGGGACACCGGCAGGCTGATCCATCACCTGAACACGGTTGAACACGGTGGCCCTCGTGCGCCACGACGTCGGCAATCGTCGTGGCGCACACATGACTCAGGCATTCCACGTCCACTCGGCGACCTCGGGCATGTCCGTGCCGTACTCGCGGATCCAGGCCTGGTGGCGGGTGCGGGCGTCCGCCATCGACTGGCGTACGGCGGCTGCACGGACGGCGAGGTCGGGGACGCGGTCGATGACGTCCATGACCAACCGGTACCGGTCGAGGTCGTTGCGCACCACCATGTCGAAGGGAGTCGTCGTGGTGCCCGACTCCTTGTAGCCGCGCACGTGCAGGTTCCCGTGCCCGGTGCGGCGGTAGGCGAGACGGTGGATCAGCCACGGGTAGCCGTGGTAGGCGAAGATCACCGGCTTGTCCTTGGTGAACAGGCCGTCGTACTCGAAGTCGCTCATCCCGTGCGGGTGTTCCTCGCGCGGCAGCAGCCTCGTCATGT contains:
- a CDS encoding STAS domain-containing protein; the protein is MSEAHARRLQYLRERTVGDTTVMELLGDIDILTAPLVSVRIDALTAGPRPDLVLDLRGVSFIDCSGLRLLCRARNRIRTQHGRLRLVTGSPRFLRILRHAGLAGVFEVHTHLPEALAHEVEPSVVSAQAG
- a CDS encoding TetR/AcrR family transcriptional regulator, with protein sequence MAIDPPSASAGNPAPVRPLRRDAQRNREALLTAARSCFAEQGLEAPLEQVAKRAGLAIGTLYRHFPTRLDLVQATFAEKLALWREAAEKAVTMDDAWAGLCHFLETMCELQSQDRGFNDLASMRLPESACLAGAQTRIRELGVHIVERAQEQGSLRPDLTPEDLAFVIWSHSRVTEATHAIAPDAWRRHLYLLLDGFRTDRAHPLPAPPLTEEQLYRAMISLGGNGACGA
- a CDS encoding Rv1733c family protein; translated protein: MGSRRTNRWLWQWRSNPLRRRDDIIEAWIVLAVWMVISVGGVLVGLITARVTDEMLAGQRSARYPVEAVLLTTVPRIPSAVGGVSDLGRAEVSWTAADGSIHTGKTLIDAGRQSGSKVVVWVDSRGELTAEPASATEAAVEAGVLGTAAALAVVARRRLDRRRISQWDREWEPIGPRWGHRQADPSPEHG
- a CDS encoding SDR family NAD(P)-dependent oxidoreductase gives rise to the protein MSVPQTHTDRVAVVTGAGRGIGQAIAVDLAARGATVVAVDLNIPEETVALLADTGHPVLGLTGDVSNPDQTAAVGKEVADRFGRADILVNNAGICPFLDIEELDYDTWRRVIAVNLDSQFLMVKALLPTMKKSGWGRIVNLTSNSIVANAPGMSHYMASKMGNIGFSRGLANDLAPFGITVNAVGPTLTITPGVPNAHPQEALTAAAQSQAIKRNGLPEDLTGTIAFLTSDDAAFVTGQTIMADGGYAR
- a CDS encoding helix-turn-helix domain-containing protein; this encodes MAEQAPSNAAHAAEGLPRGDLGRRIARRRAELGLTRGDTGARAGMTGSYVRHLEEHPDAAPDSGALRRLAGALETTVSELAGGNVDLPPGTGQATRHPEFTELSTAECWALLSTHGVGRLAVPTESGPVIVPVNYTVIDDAIVFRTAPGTTPSQASDVLAAFEVDRIDDVFSQGWSVLVRGHAQIVMDPEVARRLEERAYSTPWAGGKRDLWVRIVPLVITGRRITV
- a CDS encoding SDR family NAD(P)-dependent oxidoreductase, with product MPVIAVIGAGPGLGLSIARRFGREGFQVALVSRTQDKLDALAARLAEDGIEAAGFAADVTRPDSLQSALAAVADRFGAVDVLEYSPADPTFAGAAAVDATAQDLHKQLDYYLYGAVAAVRQVLPAMLERGSGTLLFSTGASSVRPSGGAFGSIGVAAAALRNYAMALGIDLAEHGVHAAHVAIGVFIGSGPGTEPETIAEHYWDAYTKRDQAEIVHTAPGGIR
- a CDS encoding zinc-dependent alcohol dehydrogenase family protein, which translates into the protein MKGFVFHGPGKSAWEDVPDPGIRDATDAVVRVDAVTICGTDLHILKGDVPEVPPGTVLGHEAVGEIVEVGADVRTVRPGDRVLVSCITACGRCRFCREGMQGQCRGGGGWILGHLIDGTQAEYVRVPYADLSVYPLPGAVDSKDAVLLADIFPTAYEVGVLNGCVRPGDTVAVVGAGPIGLAAIATAKLFAPERIVAVDLAATRLDAAKGLGADAVADAREAPEQLIADLTDGLGADVVIEAVGVPETFELCTRMVRPGGHVANVGVHGKPATLHLEDLWIKNITITTGLVDTYSTPTLLRMAAAGRLPTSALVTHAFPLDHMEEAYDVFGRAAETGALKIVLGGPQHEVVPVETA